A window of Lacibacter sediminis contains these coding sequences:
- a CDS encoding glycoside hydrolase family 3 N-terminal domain-containing protein, with translation MKKLILVLAGIAAFSLSYSQSKQERAKRWADSVMQTLNNDQRIAQLMIIRAHSNLGAAHVKQVTDLIQKYNVGGLCFFQGGPVRQANLTNFYQSIAKTPLMITIDGEWGLGMRLDSVVSLPRQLMLGAVQDAAIAYDYGKILGEQCKRMGIQVNFAPVVDVNNNPNNPVINDRSFGEDRYKVALFGVQVMKGMQDMGVMACAKHFPGHGDTETDSHYDLPIINKTKQQLDSLELYPFREIFENGVGSVMIGHLYIPAIDNTKNQATSLSYNNVTKLLRDELGYKGLTFTDALEMQGVKKFYPDGAASVQSLIAGNDLLCLPSDIPAAIKKIKAAVKKKKLSWDDLNSRVHRVLMAKYLYGLGEVKPIDTNNLVNDLNGSTEAIRKLIAQRSVTLARNDQNLLPLSSAALSFMGKATNTEKKIAYIAIGTTAANVITQKMKDELKADIFFFSYKSDAGRILSLVELIKQNYSHVVIGMHGYSRRPQNNFGISASALQLAKSLAELPQSALILFGNPYALKNFCDVKTSVICYEDDAHTQAAAFDVLIGKQRPTGKLPVTVCDNIKYGTGLEYMMPAIGDLQRNLLPETRFATVDSIVADAIQKKAMPGCVVMAVKDGKIMFEKAYGYYTYEQQEPMTLESVFDMASVTKICATTISVMKLYEEGKIDLKKRLGDYIPWVNGTNKQDLLIEDILLHQAGLKSWIPFYKETIDTNSGIPSAQLYTNGPSEDYNIRVADTFYMRNDWRDTMYQRILQSEMGPYGKYVYSDNDFIFLGKVVEQLTGMTLDEYVRKTFYEPLHLESSGFLPLQRMPVNRIVPTEREVQFRRQLLRGDVHDPGAAMFGGIAGHAGLFSTAYELAVILQMLNNGGTIGQQTFFKPETVQKFIAYGSETSRRGLGFDKPEKDNLTRKDPYPALSVSPSTFGHTGYTGTGVWADPENKIVYIFLSNRVHPEGGTNTKLLTMNVRGKIQDALYKVLLEK, from the coding sequence ATGAAAAAATTAATCCTTGTACTGGCGGGCATTGCGGCCTTTTCTCTCAGCTATTCGCAATCAAAACAGGAACGGGCAAAGCGTTGGGCCGATAGTGTGATGCAAACCCTGAATAACGATCAGCGTATCGCTCAATTGATGATCATCCGAGCGCACAGTAATCTTGGAGCGGCGCATGTAAAACAGGTAACTGATCTTATCCAGAAATACAATGTAGGTGGACTTTGTTTCTTCCAGGGTGGTCCTGTTCGCCAGGCCAATCTTACCAACTTCTATCAAAGCATTGCAAAAACTCCGTTGATGATCACCATTGATGGAGAGTGGGGTTTGGGTATGCGTTTGGATAGTGTGGTATCATTGCCCCGACAGTTAATGTTGGGTGCTGTGCAGGATGCAGCCATTGCATACGATTATGGAAAGATATTAGGCGAGCAATGCAAACGCATGGGCATACAGGTAAACTTTGCGCCTGTTGTTGATGTCAATAATAATCCGAACAATCCGGTGATCAATGATCGTTCTTTTGGTGAAGACCGTTACAAAGTAGCGTTGTTTGGTGTACAGGTGATGAAGGGTATGCAAGATATGGGTGTAATGGCCTGCGCTAAACATTTTCCCGGACATGGTGATACAGAAACAGACAGTCATTACGATCTGCCGATCATTAACAAAACAAAACAGCAGCTTGATTCATTAGAACTTTATCCTTTCCGTGAAATTTTTGAAAACGGAGTTGGCAGCGTTATGATCGGGCACTTGTATATTCCTGCAATTGATAATACAAAAAATCAGGCAACCTCCTTATCATACAACAACGTAACAAAGTTGTTGCGTGATGAACTCGGTTATAAAGGCCTTACGTTCACTGATGCATTGGAAATGCAGGGCGTGAAAAAGTTTTATCCTGACGGTGCTGCCAGTGTGCAATCATTGATCGCAGGAAATGATCTCTTGTGTTTGCCTTCTGATATTCCTGCAGCGATCAAAAAAATTAAAGCTGCTGTTAAAAAGAAAAAATTGAGTTGGGATGATCTCAACAGTCGTGTACACCGTGTGCTGATGGCAAAGTATTTATATGGTTTGGGTGAAGTAAAACCAATTGATACCAATAACCTGGTGAATGATCTTAACGGCAGTACAGAAGCTATTCGTAAACTTATCGCACAACGTTCAGTAACACTGGCGAGGAACGATCAAAACCTGTTGCCACTTTCTTCAGCCGCTTTATCTTTTATGGGAAAAGCAACCAATACTGAAAAGAAGATCGCTTATATCGCTATTGGTACAACAGCAGCGAATGTAATTACACAAAAGATGAAAGATGAATTGAAAGCAGACATCTTTTTCTTTTCTTATAAAAGTGATGCAGGCAGAATTCTGTCATTGGTTGAATTGATCAAACAGAATTACAGTCACGTGGTAATTGGCATGCATGGTTACAGTCGCCGACCGCAGAATAATTTTGGCATCAGTGCTTCCGCATTACAATTAGCAAAAAGTTTAGCTGAATTACCACAATCTGCATTGATCCTGTTTGGTAATCCCTATGCATTGAAGAATTTCTGTGATGTAAAAACAAGTGTGATTTGTTACGAAGATGATGCGCACACACAAGCGGCTGCTTTTGATGTATTGATCGGCAAACAACGACCAACAGGTAAACTGCCCGTTACTGTGTGCGATAATATCAAATACGGAACAGGATTGGAATATATGATGCCTGCCATCGGCGATCTTCAACGAAACTTATTGCCCGAAACAAGATTTGCAACAGTTGATTCGATTGTGGCAGACGCTATTCAGAAAAAAGCAATGCCCGGTTGTGTAGTGATGGCGGTGAAAGATGGCAAGATCATGTTTGAGAAAGCATACGGTTATTATACCTATGAGCAACAGGAACCGATGACATTGGAATCGGTGTTTGATATGGCATCGGTGACAAAGATCTGTGCAACTACTATTTCTGTGATGAAGTTGTATGAAGAAGGAAAGATCGATCTTAAGAAACGATTGGGCGATTATATTCCCTGGGTGAATGGAACAAATAAACAGGATCTGCTCATTGAAGATATTTTATTACATCAGGCCGGTTTAAAATCATGGATACCTTTTTACAAAGAAACCATTGATACAAACAGCGGCATTCCTTCTGCACAATTATATACAAACGGACCGAGTGAAGATTATAACATTCGTGTGGCCGATACTTTTTACATGCGGAATGATTGGCGTGATACCATGTATCAACGCATTCTGCAAAGTGAAATGGGACCGTATGGTAAATATGTGTACAGCGATAATGATTTTATTTTTCTGGGAAAAGTAGTTGAGCAACTTACAGGAATGACACTCGATGAATACGTACGCAAGACATTTTATGAACCCTTGCATTTGGAGTCATCAGGTTTTCTGCCGTTGCAGCGTATGCCTGTGAACCGTATTGTACCAACTGAACGTGAAGTGCAGTTTCGTCGCCAATTATTAAGAGGTGATGTGCACGATCCCGGAGCTGCCATGTTTGGTGGTATTGCAGGACATGCAGGATTGTTCAGCACAGCGTATGAACTGGCAGTGATCTTACAAATGTTGAACAACGGCGGTACTATTGGACAGCAAACATTTTTTAAACCAGAAACGGTGCAGAAATTTATTGCATACGGCAGCGAAACCAGCAGAAGAGGGTTGGGTTTTGATAAACCGGAGAAAGACAATCTTACACGAAAAGATCCCTATCCTGCATTGAGTGTATCGCCTTCTACATTCGGACATACAGGTTATACCGGCACAGGTGTTTGGGCCGATCCTGAAAATAAGATCGTGTATATTTTCTTAAGCAATCGTGTGCATCCTGAAGGCGGCACCAATACAAAATTGTTGACGATGAATGTGCGAGGAAAAATTCAGGATGCGTTGTATAAGGTGTTGCTGGAGAAATAA